A window of Maioricimonas rarisocia genomic DNA:
CGCTCTGGTGCTACACGCAGCCGCAGATGCTGTATGGCGACCTGCGGGATACGCTCGGCCACTTCCCCCTGATGAACTTCTGGGGACCAATGGCCAACATCCGCGCCACAGACTGGATTGCCGACTCCGCCGTCGTTGCCGCCGCGAAGTTCAAGCCGCGGTTCTCCTACATCTACCTCACCCATCTCGACTACGCGGCACAGAAGACCGGCCCGAACAGCCCCGAGGCTCACGCGGCCCTGTCGGAACTGGACGAGGCGATCGGCCGCGTCGTCGACGGCTACCAGAACCTCGGCATGGACGACATCCTCTGGCTGGTCGCCAGCGAGTATGTCATCACCGAAGTGAACAGCGTCGGCTATCCCAACCGCATCCTCCGCGAAGCCGGCCTGCTGACGGTGACCGAGGACGACAACGGTGGCGAGATTCTCGACGTCGCGAATACTCCGGCCTGGGCGATGGTCGACCACCAGTTCGCCCACGTCTTTGTGAAGGACGAAAGCGACATCGAGCGGGTGGCCGCCCTGCTCCGTGAAGAGCCGTCAGTCGAGCGCGTGCTTGTCGGCGAGGAACGGAGCGAGGTCGGGCTCAACCATCCTCGCTCCGGCGAGATCGTTCTGGTCTCGCAACCGGATGCCTGGCTGGCGTACTACTACTGGCTCGACGACGCCAAAGCGCCGGCATTTGCCCGCACCGTCGACATTCATCGCAAGCCGGGCTACGACCCGGTCGAGATGTTCATCGACATGCCGAGCAAATCAACGCCGCTCGATGCCACGCTCGTGAAGGGTTCCCACGGCTACCCGGCGGATGACCCTTCGCGCCATGGCCTGCTGATCACGACCGACGCAAGCGTTCTGCCCGAACGGCAGATCCGCGACGTCGATCTGGCGGGAATCGTGCTCGACAACTTCGGCGTTCCTTCGCCAAATGCGTGAACCGCGCGGGGTCCTCTCTCCGTTCCCCCTGATGCGGATATTCCGCCTGCCTGGCGTCATATCCGGTGCAATCACCACAACGAACGAAGCACAATGGGCGGAGAGTATATGGTAAGTTGGTTCGCACTCATCCTGGCCGTCGGCGTCGTAGGCCTGATCGTGCTGATCGTCGTTGTCCTCAGCAAAGGACTGCGACTGCCCGGCATGGGGCACGCGACACTCGCCTGTCCCCACTGCGGCAAGGAAACCCGAGCGGGGCGTCCGAGCTGCGAACATTGCGGCCAGGACGTGTAGATCCCCCTCGGCGGGCCAGCTTGCAGAAGGGCTGGGCACCTTCATTTACGACGATGCGGGTCTTGCATCGGTCCGGCAGCTCAACAGCTGCAATCGCAGCAGGGAACGTTTCGGGATGGGGGAAGGCACGTGTTGGGGCTCATCGAACTCATTGCCATCGTGGCACTCGTCGGAGTGATTGCAATCGGGCTCTTCGGAGGCAGCAAAGGCCTGCGTCTTCCCGGCATGGGGCATGCGACGCTGGCGTGTCCGCATTGCGGCAAGGAGACCCGCGCGGGGCGTCCAACCTGCGCGCACTGCCGACAGGATCTGTAACGCACCGCAGCCGTCAGCGGTCCCCCGGAAGGACGTCGTGAGAGAACGTTTTTCTTGCCGGGCGACCTCGCAATGGTCACTTGGCCGCGACGTGGCTGGTCTGAGCCGTGGCATCCGCGTCGACCACCATCGTCGGCCCCAGGACGTCGACGGTTTCCGCTGCCGGCTGGCAACAGGGGGACTCTTCCCGCCACCACCGGGCCGCATGCTGCTGCGACCATCCGCTGGCGTCCTCGCAGGCCTCGAGTGCCTCTTCCAGCTCGACTGCCGAGGCGAAACGGCTCTCGGGCCGCTTGCTGAGGCATTTCATCACGATCGCTTCGAGATCGTCGGGAATGCCATCCAGCAGACTCGAAGGCCGATCCGGATCCTGATTGACGTGCGCGAAGACCACCTTCAGGGCCCGGTCGCCATCGAACACCGGTCGACCAGTCAGCATGTAGAAGGCCGTCGCGCCGAGCGAGTAGATGTCGGCACGGGCGTCGATCGGTCCGTCGCCGATTGTCGATTCGGGAGCCGCATACTGGGGCGAGCCGAGGACCATCCCGTCGCGACTGAGCGTCACGTCGCCGCCGGCGTCGGTCGATTTGACCAGCCCGAAGTCGAGCAGTTTCGCAACGTCGTACAGTCCTCCCCGCTCGGCCGCGAAGATGTTGCCCGGCTTGAGGTCCCGGTGGATCAGCCCGGACGTGTGAGCTTCCTGCAGAGCCGAACAGACCTGCCGCAGCAGGAAGATGACCCGCGCCGGCTCCATCGGCCCGGTCGACTCGACGAGCTGCTGCAGGCTCATACCGGGAAGGTATTCCATCACGTAGTAGAACGTGCCGTCGTCCGAATACCCGTAGTCGTAGATCTCGATCGTATTCGGATGAGACAGTTTTGCGGTGGCCTGCACTTCGCTTTCGAATCGCGCAATCGTGTGCGAATCGTCAGCCCGCTCGGGGCGAATCAGCTTGATGGCACAGGGCCGCTTCAGCAGGTGATGCTCGGCATGGTAGACCTCCCCCATGCCGCCGGAGCCGAGCTTCTCACGCAGCGTGTACATCCCCAGCTGCTGGGCGTCGTACGCCTCCCGTTGCAATGCACCGAAGCGGTGAGAGCCATAGATGGCGATCAACGACGCGATGCCGAGATGCAGACCGGAATCGAACAGGCCCGTGCCCCAGAGCGCGTCCCACATCGCCTGGTGCCGCATTCCGACGGCTCCG
This region includes:
- a CDS encoding serine/threonine-protein kinase yields the protein MSSSGEATPVSTPASGVAAAAAWGLGFCPHHGLTSKATDPFQQQLARLLQSRLRLATLILLAGFGAYLLQNLLNPAAIEARKPGLIGPHIAITIFIGACAAWLSVPGRARRFRQLRVMELVVFGVPALFFAYMQHHYTCAAFVAGDVLSASLHLEVSTIPWILLLTMYGVFIPNSWVRATVIVLMMAAAPLIMAGAVGMRHQAMWDALWGTGLFDSGLHLGIASLIAIYGSHRFGALQREAYDAQQLGMYTLREKLGSGGMGEVYHAEHHLLKRPCAIKLIRPERADDSHTIARFESEVQATAKLSHPNTIEIYDYGYSDDGTFYYVMEYLPGMSLQQLVESTGPMEPARVIFLLRQVCSALQEAHTSGLIHRDLKPGNIFAAERGGLYDVAKLLDFGLVKSTDAGGDVTLSRDGMVLGSPQYAAPESTIGDGPIDARADIYSLGATAFYMLTGRPVFDGDRALKVVFAHVNQDPDRPSSLLDGIPDDLEAIVMKCLSKRPESRFASAVELEEALEACEDASGWSQQHAARWWREESPCCQPAAETVDVLGPTMVVDADATAQTSHVAAK
- a CDS encoding alkaline phosphatase family protein, whose translation is MHQHVVLLSIPGLRPQDLQAMPRLAALASTGASTPLVPSFPCVTLPVQANMTTGVGPEKHGVVANGYFYRDKGEFEMWTAWNESVQAPQIWQTLRDHDPQLTSAVWFPMFAKGAQADYICTPAPIHNPDGSESLWCYTQPQMLYGDLRDTLGHFPLMNFWGPMANIRATDWIADSAVVAAAKFKPRFSYIYLTHLDYAAQKTGPNSPEAHAALSELDEAIGRVVDGYQNLGMDDILWLVASEYVITEVNSVGYPNRILREAGLLTVTEDDNGGEILDVANTPAWAMVDHQFAHVFVKDESDIERVAALLREEPSVERVLVGEERSEVGLNHPRSGEIVLVSQPDAWLAYYYWLDDAKAPAFARTVDIHRKPGYDPVEMFIDMPSKSTPLDATLVKGSHGYPADDPSRHGLLITTDASVLPERQIRDVDLAGIVLDNFGVPSPNA